A stretch of the uncultured Desulfobacter sp. genome encodes the following:
- a CDS encoding TrpB-like pyridoxal phosphate-dependent enzyme, which produces MPTKIFLSEDEIPRQWYNLAADLPGTINPPLGQDGKPISPDMLAAVFPMNLIEQEMSQQRWIDIPEGILDLLYRWRPSPLHRAIHLEKALGTPAKIFYKNESVSPAGSHKPNTAVAQAWYNKEFGIKRLTTETGAGQWGSALSHACALLGMECKVFMVRISFDQKPFRKSLMQTWGGECIASPSNETQVGRDILAKMPDTPGSLGIAISEAIEAAVSDETGGTRYSLGSVLNHVMLHQTIIGLEAKKQLDKFGIKKVDTVIGCAGGGSNFAGLAFPFVLDKINGEDIEIIPVEPASCPTLTATPFSYDFGDVAQMTPMLPMHSLGHKFIPAPIHAGGLRYHGMAPLVSHAVEAGLMSPMAIKQLECYDAGLMFARTEGLVVAPETCHAVACAIRSAKQAKEEGKEKTIIFNLSGHGLMDLAGYEKFMAGELQDIVMSAQDVKESRGISIDGYPVPKI; this is translated from the coding sequence ATGCCCACTAAAATTTTTTTAAGCGAAGATGAAATCCCCCGCCAGTGGTATAACCTGGCTGCAGACCTACCCGGCACCATCAACCCGCCCCTGGGACAAGACGGCAAACCCATCAGTCCGGATATGCTGGCCGCCGTATTTCCCATGAACCTGATCGAACAGGAAATGTCCCAACAGCGCTGGATCGATATCCCCGAGGGGATTCTGGATCTACTGTACCGGTGGCGCCCCTCTCCGCTGCACCGGGCCATACACCTGGAAAAGGCGCTGGGTACACCGGCAAAAATTTTCTATAAAAACGAAAGTGTCTCCCCGGCCGGCAGCCATAAACCCAATACTGCCGTGGCCCAGGCCTGGTACAACAAGGAGTTCGGTATCAAACGTCTGACCACGGAAACCGGTGCCGGCCAGTGGGGTTCTGCCCTCTCCCATGCCTGCGCCCTTCTGGGCATGGAGTGCAAGGTGTTCATGGTCAGGATCAGTTTTGACCAAAAACCGTTCAGAAAGTCACTTATGCAGACCTGGGGCGGAGAATGTATTGCAAGTCCGTCAAATGAAACCCAGGTGGGCCGGGATATCCTGGCAAAAATGCCGGACACCCCAGGGTCCTTGGGCATTGCCATTTCAGAGGCCATTGAAGCGGCCGTCAGTGATGAAACCGGGGGAACCCGTTATTCGCTGGGCTCCGTACTCAACCATGTCATGCTGCACCAGACCATTATCGGGCTTGAAGCAAAAAAGCAGCTGGACAAGTTTGGAATCAAAAAAGTGGACACCGTGATCGGCTGCGCCGGCGGCGGTTCCAATTTTGCCGGCCTGGCCTTCCCCTTTGTCCTGGATAAAATCAACGGGGAAGATATTGAGATCATTCCCGTGGAGCCTGCCTCCTGCCCAACCCTTACGGCAACCCCGTTTTCCTATGATTTTGGGGATGTGGCCCAGATGACGCCCATGCTGCCCATGCACTCTTTAGGGCATAAATTCATTCCGGCCCCCATCCATGCTGGCGGATTACGATACCACGGCATGGCGCCCCTGGTATCCCACGCTGTTGAAGCCGGACTGATGAGCCCCATGGCCATCAAACAGCTGGAATGTTATGACGCAGGCCTGATGTTTGCCCGCACCGAAGGCCTGGTTGTGGCCCCTGAGACCTGTCATGCAGTGGCCTGCGCCATCCGATCCGCCAAGCAGGCCAAAGAAGAAGGAAAGGAAAAAACCATTATATTCAACCTGTCAGGTCATGGGCTCATGGATCTGGCCGGGTATGAAAAATTCATGGCAGGGGAACTCCAGGATATTGTCATGTCTGCCCAGGATGTGAAGGAATCCAGGGGTATCAGCATTGACGGGTATCCTGTGCCCAAAATTTAA
- a CDS encoding PAS domain S-box protein: MLKSLLNIIKAFRRLSSINKNLNSEEEFYSAFNAMKSGVWIIDKEQRILKSNKAAERLFNQNNVEIIGKKCWKIAHGTDQPIKECPLLKASQSLQQESMELQINDRWFEVVVDPILDSCGKLSKYIHIITDITESKMVAAELSEQSKRIKTFFNSINDAIFIHPLKQEGFEPFVEVNDIACRRYGYTHDELMKLSASDITARPDVNGHAAPDCRKTLLEKRQLVFETSHIKKSGETFPVEINSNIFHQNGKPYILAVVRDITNRKIAEKELRKSAQAFRNLFDNHAAVKLIIDPDTGKIVSANKAAVDFYGWPCSTLTQMNIDQINIKPPDEIKKLMGNAKIQERILFDFQHRLADGSIRDVEVFSSGVEIDGRQYLHSIIHDITEQKKAAKDMEELRIQNWHLKKQESLSRMAGAIAHHFNNHLMGIMGNLELSLKLIDRGDSPLKNIIKSMQTAQNAAKVNGLMLTYLGKSTLGKMQIDMGKVCSMTLPLLRASLPVNIFLEADFPTQGPMIYGNENQIQQLVTNLVTNAAESYQKKGTIYLSVKIIFANDIPKKYRFPVDWQPDHDDYACIEVADFGYGIEEQNIEKIFDPFFSTKATGRGLDLPVVLGIAQANNGVITVESKLGEGSTFKFFTPVVAQSNPQ; encoded by the coding sequence TTGTTAAAATCATTATTAAATATAATTAAAGCGTTTAGACGCCTATCGTCTATAAACAAAAATTTAAATTCCGAAGAGGAATTTTATTCTGCTTTCAACGCAATGAAGTCAGGCGTCTGGATTATTGACAAAGAGCAGCGTATCCTTAAATCCAACAAGGCTGCCGAACGGTTATTCAATCAAAACAATGTGGAAATAATCGGCAAAAAATGCTGGAAAATTGCTCATGGGACTGACCAACCCATTAAAGAGTGCCCTCTTTTAAAAGCCAGCCAGAGCTTGCAGCAAGAATCGATGGAACTTCAAATTAATGACAGATGGTTTGAGGTTGTTGTAGACCCGATTCTCGATTCCTGTGGGAAACTCTCAAAGTATATTCACATCATCACTGATATCACAGAATCCAAAATGGTGGCGGCTGAACTTTCCGAACAATCGAAAAGAATAAAGACCTTTTTCAATTCCATCAACGACGCAATATTTATTCATCCTTTGAAACAAGAGGGATTTGAGCCATTTGTTGAAGTTAATGATATAGCATGTAGACGATATGGGTATACCCATGATGAGTTAATGAAGCTTTCAGCTTCTGACATAACGGCCAGGCCTGATGTTAACGGGCATGCAGCCCCCGATTGCAGGAAAACATTGCTTGAAAAAAGGCAGCTGGTTTTTGAAACGTCCCATATCAAAAAATCGGGTGAAACATTCCCCGTTGAAATAAATTCAAATATCTTCCATCAAAACGGGAAGCCATACATTCTTGCCGTTGTTCGGGATATTACCAATCGCAAGATTGCAGAAAAAGAGCTGCGAAAAAGTGCACAGGCATTTCGGAATCTGTTTGATAATCATGCAGCCGTAAAACTCATTATTGATCCGGATACAGGCAAGATTGTGTCGGCCAACAAGGCTGCAGTAGATTTCTATGGCTGGCCTTGCTCTACCCTCACACAAATGAATATTGATCAAATCAACATAAAACCACCTGATGAAATTAAAAAATTGATGGGAAATGCAAAGATTCAGGAACGCATACTCTTTGATTTTCAGCACCGATTGGCCGACGGCTCAATACGCGACGTTGAGGTATTCAGCAGTGGTGTTGAGATAGACGGACGACAATATCTGCACTCCATTATTCATGACATCACTGAACAAAAAAAAGCGGCGAAAGATATGGAGGAACTTCGGATTCAAAATTGGCACCTCAAAAAACAGGAAAGTCTCAGCCGCATGGCCGGTGCGATTGCTCACCATTTCAACAATCACCTGATGGGCATTATGGGCAATCTGGAGCTGAGCCTTAAATTAATTGATAGGGGGGACTCCCCCCTTAAAAACATTATAAAATCCATGCAAACTGCACAAAATGCAGCCAAAGTTAATGGTTTAATGCTCACATACCTCGGAAAAAGCACATTGGGAAAAATGCAAATAGATATGGGCAAGGTCTGCAGTATGACCCTGCCTCTTCTTCGGGCCTCATTGCCGGTCAATATTTTTCTGGAAGCGGATTTCCCAACCCAGGGCCCTATGATCTATGGGAATGAAAATCAAATTCAGCAGCTTGTCACCAACCTTGTTACCAATGCAGCCGAGTCCTATCAAAAAAAGGGTACCATTTATCTTAGTGTAAAGATCATCTTCGCCAACGATATACCTAAAAAGTATCGTTTCCCTGTGGATTGGCAGCCTGATCACGATGACTATGCCTGTATAGAGGTTGCAGACTTCGGATATGGAATTGAGGAACAGAACATCGAAAAAATATTCGATCCGTTTTTTTCGACCAAGGCCACCGGGAGAGGTCTTGATTTACCTGTTGTTCTGGGGATTGCACAAGCAAACAATGGCGTAATTACGGTAGAAAGCAAACTTGGTGAGGGCAGTACTTTTAAGTTCTTCACCCCGGTGGTGGCGCAGTCAAATCCACAATAG